CCTGCCGTCCGGCTATTCGGACGGAGGCGGCGGCCCCTTTGTCGTCCCGCGAGGCGGCAACGGGGCCGGCTCCGCCACCAGTTTTTCGGCGGGCAGCAGGCGCAGCAGCGTCCTGGCTACCTCGGGATCGCGGCACTGCAGCCATTCGTCCCAGTCTTCGCGCGGCAGGATCACCACGCCGCGCTTTTCATCCCCGGGTTTGTGAAACCGCTGCATCAGCGGATGATGGTCGGCGTTGACCGTCGGCATCGTGAACGACACCGCGCCACCGGGCCAGGCCCGCCACAATCCCGCGATCGCAAACGGCTCGCCGTCCGGCAGGCCGATCTTCCACCGTACCGCCTTGCCGCTTTCATAGTTCGGCTCGTAAAAAGCCGTGGCCGGAATCAAGGCCAACTGGCATGACTTCCAGAAGCGGGCAAACGACGACAGCTTGCCGATGGTCTCCACGCGCGCATTGGCGGTGGGGTAGTAGCGCGTGCCGGGCGGGATGGTGGCCTTGGGCACCATGCTGAACGACGCCAGCACGCTTTCCCATGCCGCTTCGCCAGTCCGCTGCCG
This region of Cupriavidus sp. EM10 genomic DNA includes:
- a CDS encoding SOS response-associated peptidase, translated to MCVNYAPVQKRILREIFGVEPPPGLYPEETWPDYAAPIVRQRTGEAAWESVLASFSMVPKATIPPGTRYYPTANARVETIGKLSSFARFWKSCQLALIPATAFYEPNYESGKAVRWKIGLPDGEPFAIAGLWRAWPGGAVSFTMPTVNADHHPLMQRFHKPGDEKRGVVILPREDWDEWLQCRDPEVARTLLRLLPAEKLVAEPAPLPPRGTTKGPPPPSE